The genomic segment CACTAATAGCTATCCTTGCCCCTACTGGACATAATTAGTGAGGAATAATGATGGAAACCTTAAAAGGACGAGATTTTTTAAGTTTAGCTGATGTTAGTATTGAAGAACTTTATTTTTTATTAGATTTAGCGACTAAATTAAAATCAGGAATGGTTAAATTACGTCGCAATAAAGTTTTAGGATTAATGTTTTCTAAAGCTTCCACCCGAACCCGTGTGAGTTTTACCGTCGCCATGTATCAATTAGGGGGTCAAGTCATTGATTTAAACCCGAATGTTACTCAAGTTAGTCGAGGCGAACCTTTAGTCGATACGGCTAGGGTATTAGACCGATATTTAGATATTATGGCAATTCGTACCTTTGAACAAAAGGATTTAGAAACCTTTGCCAATTATGCTGAAATTCCTGTAATTAATGCTTTAACAGATCGAGAGCATCCTTGTCAAGTCTTAGCGGATTTAATGACGGTTCAAGAATGTTTTGGAACCTTAGAAGGATTGACCTTAAGTTATTTTGGCGATGGGGCTAATAATATGGCTCATTCGTTATTATTAGGCTGTGCAATGGTGGGGATGAATGTTAAAATCGCTACCCCAGCTAACTATTTACCCGATGCTGATATTGTTGAACAAGCGAAAAGTATTGCTCAAGGAAAAACAGCAGTTATTGTTACCGATGACCCCATTGAAGCCGCAAAAGATGCGAATGTTATTTATACTGATGTGTGGGCAAGTATGGGACAGGAAGAAGAAGCCAGAGCCCGAATTCCTCTGTTTCAACCTTATCAAGTCAATGCTAAATTAATGGAAAAAACTGCCGAAAATTCCATTGTTTTACATTGTTTACCCGCCCATCGAGATGAAGAAATTACGGATGAAGTAATTGAAGGTTCAAAATCAAAAGTTTGGGATGAAGCCGAAAACCGAATGCACGTTCAAAAAGCATTATTAGCGGTATTGTTAGGAGATGATTAACAGGTTTATTCAAGCATTTCCTCACCCATTGTTATAACCCTAGGGGGGCGACACTCATAGACTTTTAATCTTAACCCTAGTCATGGGTTGTCACCCACCCTACACCTTCTCACAATTTAAGTATTATTAACTTAATCGTGTTTTTCTCAAATATTTGGTATAGTGTATACATAGTATCTACATAGATTAAAAAGGATTAATAATGATGGTGACGAATGTAGCGAAGTGGGGGAATAGTCTAGCCGTTCGCATCCCTCAAAATGTTGCTCAAGCGATTCAAATTTCCGAAGGTTCACAAGTTACTTTTAGTGTAGAAAATGGAACGATTGTGATTAAACCCAGCAATCGTAAACGTTATTCTCTTGAAGAACTTGTGAGCCAAATCACTCCTGAAAATTGCCACACTGAAACAGACACAGGACTAGCCGTGGGGAATGAAGTTTGGTAAATCAATCCTATATTCCTGATAGGGGACATATTGTTAAGTTAAATTTTAATCCTACTCAAGGACATGAACAAAAGGGCTTAAGACCCGCTTTCGTTATTTCACCTTACGAATATAATGTTAAGAACTCCTTAGCTTTATTTATGCCAATTACAGCACAGGTAAAAGGCTATCCTTTTGAGGTTCGTCTTCCTTCAGACTTAACAACTTATGGCGTTATTTTGGTAGACCATATCAAAAGTTTGGATTATAAAGTTCGTTTAATTCAGTTTATTGAAATAGTACCCGAAGATGTAATTCAAGAAGTTCAGGCAAAAATAGAGGGACTCATTTTCTAATATTTTTTGATATTAAAGGAGTAATATTAATTATTACTCCTTTAACCCCATTTTAACGGCTTAACTGTCAGAATTAAAGGGCTCTAGGGAATGATTAGAAGCTGATTTTAACGGTTTAGAAACAACCGGGGTAATCACTTGAGGTTGGGCATGATTTTGACTTAGGGTTTCAATGGTTTCTGCAACATCAATTCCCGTTGTTTGTTTTAATTCTGCTAAAAATGCGGCTAATTTTGTAGCACTTCCTCCCTGGGTACTATTGACAACGGTAACATTATCCACTTCCACTTTAGGAACCGTTGCTACCATTGTTTTTAATAACCCTTCTAATTTTTGATAGAGGAAAATCTCTCTGGCATTTGAACCCGCTAATTTCCAAGATTCTGCTAATCGTTTGGCGGCTTCCGCTTGGGCTTTTCCTGCTTCTAATATTTGAGACGCATTACCTTTCGCTTCCGCCATTGCCCGTTTACATTGAGCTTCTGCGGGTGCAACCACATCCGCTTGTAACTGTTGTTCAACTTGCTTAATTCGAGCTTGTTGAACTAACACTTCCGCTTGAGTTTTTGCCACTTGGGAAGCCGTTTCTGATTCCGATTCTGCAATCACAGCCTGTCGTTTTGTAATCGCATCTTTCACCCGACGTTCAGCTTCAGCTTTAGCAACTTCAATATCCGTTTCTAACTTTTTCAAAGCCGTATTTTTCTGGTTTTCTGCGGTTTGAATTGCGGCTTCTGCATGGGCTTTGGCTTCCGCAATTCTCGCATCTCGGAATAAATCTGCCCGTTGTTTTCGACCAATAGAATCTAAATATCCGACTTCATCAAAGATATTCTGAACTTGCAAAGTATCTAACACTAATCCCAACTTTTCTAAATCATCTTCTGCTTCTTCTAATAAACTTTTAGCAAAAGCTAATTTATCGCCATTTACCTGTTCTGGGGTTAAACTTGCTAACACCCCGCGCAAATTTCCTTCTAAGGTTTCTTTGGCTAATTGTTCAATTTCCTTCCGACTTTTCCCTAATAACCGTTCAATGGCATTATGAATCGTTGGTTCTTCCCCGGCAATTTTAATATTAGCAACGCCTTCAACGGTTAACGGAATCCCCCCTTTAGAATAGGCATTCGACACTTTTAACTCAATAATCATATTGGTTAAATCCATGCGAAAAGCGTGTTCTAATAAAGGAATTCTAATGCTACTCCCGCCTTTAACTAAACGATAACCCACATCTTGTCCCCCTTCAACGGGGCGACGACTTCCAGCAAAAATTAACACTTCACTGGGTTGACAAATATAATAAAGGTTACGAATCACCAAAAATCCAGCCCCAGTTCCTAATCCTAAAATTCCTAATAAAGCAATGATAATTTCCATCTTTAAAATCTCCTAATCATCATAGAATTTAAAAACAAACGGTATTATTTTCCTGATAATTTAACCCCTAATGTTTGTTCAACTGTAACTAAAAATTGCCGAAAAATTTCAGGATAAGCATTGACAACACCTGCAATAGATTTACCATCCCCACTATCAATGACATTAATTTTTTGTAAGTCTACACGAGTGGGAACTTTAGCAGCTTCATTGAGAATCATTTCAATTTGTTGTAAATAAAATAATTCCGACGCATCTGACCCCGTTTCCTGCCAAATTTGATTTAATAAATCTGTTACCGTTGCCGCCGCTAAGGCATTTTCTGTTAAAGATGCCGCTTCTCCTCTTGCTCTTAATTCCTGGGCTTGACGTTGAGCTTCCGCAGGTAAGACTTCATCCGATTCTAACCGTAACCGTTCTAATTCTGCTCTTACGGTTTGTAATAATTGTTCAGCTTTTGCTCTAGCTTCTTTAGCGGCTGCGATGGTTCTTTCTTCTTCTGAACGCGCTTGTTGTTCTAATTCAGCTTTAATTTTTCGCAGTTCATTATCTTTCTGTAAAACAACAGTTTGCGCCTGGGTTTTTGCCACTTCTGCTTGTCGCCGACAGTCTGCTTCCGTTTGTTCAGCTTCTGCTAAGGCATTTGATTCCGCAATTTCCGCATCTCGAACAATTAAGGCAATTTGACGGCGACCAATAGAATTCAAATAATCCACATCATCAGACACACTTTGAATTTTTAAGGTGTCTAATTGTAAGCCTAATTTTGATAAATCCCGTGAAACATCTTCAGCAATGCGTTCTGCAAATTGTAACCGATCTTCGTTTAATTGTTCTGGGGTTAAGGTTCCCACAACACCGCGTAAATTTCCTTCTAAGGTTTCTTTAGCAACCCGTGAAATTTCTGAACGATCTCGCTCTAAAAACCGTTCAATGGCATTCCCCACAATAGCACGATCATTAGAGATTTTAACATTAGCGATCGCTTGAATATTTAAAGGGGTTCCTCCTTTAGAATAAGCATTTTTCACTTCCACACGCACTGGCATTGTCCGTAAATCCATTGTCTTAACGGTTTCTAAAATGGGAATACAAAGGGTGCGTCCGCCAAAAATAACTCGATATCCGACTTCCTGGCCGTCTTTATTGCGACGTTTGCGACCGGATAAAATTAAAATTTCATTGGGTTTACAAATTTGCAGAAAGGTATTCAAAAACCAAATAAAAATTATAACACCAAAAATTGATAAAGCAATGGGTAAAGCCGTTCCAATACTGCTAGAAGAGGTATCCGGTGAATTATCAGGAGTGGGGGCTTGAGCCACTTCTGTAATCCTTGATGAATTCTGAATTTTGGGGATGGAATTTTGCATGATCTTCCCTCTTATTATAAAATTAATCTGAGTCAGATTTAGGATCTCTAACTTTTTTTACAGTTTCCTGAATCTTAATCCTTAATCTTTAATTTGAGTTTAAGAATTTTTCAGGAATTACTAAGACTTTATCATGATGTCTTCCTACAACAAAAACTTTATCTCCTTTTTCAAACTGATGATCCTCCTCGGTGATGGCAACCACATCGACCATTGATTCTTTTAAATATAATCGCACTTTTCCTTTACAGTTGTGATCAAAGGGAATTTCAACCGTTGCCCATAATCCAACTAAATCTTCTGATAAAATTAAACTATTGGCTTGTTGTTGGTGAAGTCGCCTTAAAATTCCAACTATTACCGTTCCAAAGCTCACCCCAACCCCTAGAGAAATGGCAAAAATTAAGCTAGGGGAAAGCAAAAGATTAAGTTTTGTTAAAAGAAATCCGGTTAAGCCAAAAAAACAGCCCCCAAACGTCCAAAATCTTAAACTGAAAATGGGTAATCGGAAACCCGGTTGACGGTTTTTCGGGTGTTTTTGCGGGGTGAGGGCTTCTGCATCCTTTGGCGGTTTAGACAGTTCTACATCTATCTCAAAATGGGGATCAAAATCCACACCATCGAGTCCAGCAAAGGCAGATAAAATCACAAAACCCCCACCAATCGTAAGACAGAATAGATACAGTGTCAGCATTATGGGGTTTCTCAGTCCAGAAGAACCATTGAATTACTTCTATTGTCGCAAATCTTTGAACCTATGTAACTGCTTTTGTTAAGAAAGTTTGCGTTTTAATTCTGATAAATTTACAGGTTTTGGTTGAAATTGACTGTTCAATGAATCAAAGTTTTAGTATAATTACTTAATAAATTAACTGTCTCCTATTTTTACCTCTGTACACTGACGGATTAATGGAGGAGCAGCGACGGTTAATTTATGACCGGGACAAACCTGTATTTTTCCTTAGAAAACAGTAAATTCCGCCCTGTTTTCTCTCCATTCCCTATTGAGATGGAGCCTTTAGCGGTTTGTTAACTCATGAACAATGATTTTATCAACGAATACCAAAAACAGTTGGTGAATTGGCAAAAACAACTGTTTGATACTTGGCTGGAAAACCTCAAAACAGCACCCAAGACCTTGAATGCTCAAGAAGCCTATGAAAAAACCTTAAGTTACCAAGAAGAACTGGTACAAACAGGCTTCAAAGTTCAAGAAGTTACGAATCAAGCGGTAATGGAATCTCAAAAACAATTTTGGGATAATTATTTTGAATTTATGAAAAAAACCGCTACTCCGGCGGTGTAATATTTCGTCTAATCACCTTTTAGCAAGCCTCCCAGGCTTGTTTCCTGTTGCTTAGTCAATTTTTTATGATCTCACCCCCTAGCCTTCTTCCCTGCAAGAAAAAGGGGGTGGTTAGTCCTGTGAAATTGAGGGCAAATTTAATATTCATAATTCTTCTCCCCTTTCCCTATAGGAGAAGCTTGGGGAGAAGTTGTACAAGTAGGTGAGGAAAAATGAAACACCACTGGGAATTAGGGAAGAAGTCAAAACAAACCTATTTAACCGTCTTGATTAATTTGAGTAATTAATTCTTGTAAAATTTGAGAAGCTTGCTCATTTTCGACTTGACAAGTTCCCGCATTTTCATGACCGCCTCCAGCATATTTTAACATTAACTCTCCAATATTGGTTTGAGAGGTTTTATTAAAAATTGATTTACCCACCGCAAACACAGTATTTTGTTTTTTAAGACCCCATAAAACATGAATTGAAATATTACATTCGGGAAATAAAGCATAAATCATAAACCGATTTCCGGCATAAATCACCTCTTCAGACCGTAAATCTAAAACAACTAAGTTTTGATGTACTGTAGAACAGCGTTTAATTTGATCCTTAAAATTTTCCTCATGTTCAAAATAAATTTCAATCCGTTCTTTTACATCTGGCAGTTGTAAAATATCAGAAATCGGATGATTTTTACAATAATCAATTAACTCCATCATCAGTTGATAATTAGAAATGCGGAAATCCCGAAACCGTCCTAACCCTGTCCGAGCATCCATGAGGAAATTTAATAAAACCCAACCTTCAGGATTTAAGACTTCTTCTTGATTAAATTGGGCAGAATCTCCTTTATCCACTGCCTCCATCATTTGCTCAGAAATATTCGGAAATTTAGCTTTTCCCCCATAATAATTGTATAAAACCCTAGCTGCAGAAGGTGCTTTGGGATCAATAATATAATTATTATTAACCGAAGGGTTGCGAAGGGTTTCACTTAAATGATGATCAAACGCTAAATGCACCCCTTCAACATAAGGTAAATTAGTCGTAATATCCTGATTGGTAATTTCTATTTTGCCATCCTGCATATCTTTAGGATGCACAAATTTAATTTCATCAATGATATCTAAGTCTTTTAAAAGAACCGCACATACTAAACCATCGAAATCACTGCGGGTAACAAGTCTATATTTTTCAGTCATTGTTTTTTCCTTGAGATTGAAAATTCCAGATTCTATTATAATGTTTAATTTTAAAGCTAAATAAGCCTTAGTTTACACCGGACTCCAAGGTTTTCACCGTTAAGACTTGGGGAGGTGTAGCATCGGGGGGATAAATAAACTCCACTCCCACAGAACGAGATCCTCCAGGGGGTAATGTTAACGTAATTAATGATTCCCCTTGCTGTCCTTGACGTTGAACTAAGTGAAAATAACGCTGTTGAGTTTGCCCAAAATCATCGCTGTATGTAAACCGAACTGTTCCTCGGAAAAACACCTGTCCTTGAGGAGGTTCAATAAAGGTTAATCGATTAGAAGCCACATTTTGTTTAAAGGGGGTTTGAATCGATAAACTCACCCTTTGGGATTGGCGGGTAGAGTTGTATAACGGTAAGGTCAGACGATATTGTACGCCATAATTTCCATGGGCACGAGTCGCTGTATCGGGATAACGGGCTAACAACGGCGCACTCTGAATTTGCTGAGTCCCCAAAGTAACCGTTGGAACCGTACTCAAGGGATAGGAAAAAGCATACCCTGGATAGGGAATGGTTAGATAATTCATCCCTGGACGGTCTACCACTGTCCCTGTCCATTCAGAACCCACCGAAACCCCCGCCACACGGCCATAAACTTTTTCTCCCTGATACGCATTTTCCCCTAAAGTCGGGATAATATCTCTCGGTTCTGCCAGTCTGCCCGTATTTAAGAAATTTAGCCATTGACTTAATATCGGCATTTGGGGAGAAAAGGAAGAGATAGGAAAACCAGGAATATTCGGACGGGTCGGAGAACTCCCAGAAGTTGCAAACCGAACTAAATTCGCCAGATGCACCGGGCCATTGCTTTGTAACCGCAGGAACGTTGAACGGGCACTGGCCGTTGGAATGGGTAAACTAAACAACATCTGGGTTTGTTGCGGCGGAATCATGATTTGTTCGGGAAAGGTGCGTTGATGGCGTCCTCGCAAAATATCCCCCATCAACCGTGACCCTGGCCCCGAAAATACCCGACCTTGGGGGTCTTCCACCATTGGCGGCAATTCCACAAATGGCGCGTCCGGTGAAGTAACGTAACTCATTCCTTGCAGAATATTTAAACTAACGGGTCGAGAAGTAGGATTATAAATTAACACCCCTTGATATAAAGTTTGTTGTTTATTAATCGGACGAGAAATATGATGGGAAAAAAAGTCAAACTGTCCGCTTATAGGAATATTAAGATGGGCATTGGGGAATTTTTTTGCTGTTTGGGGAAAAGTCGATAATAAAATCCCTTCTCCTTTCACGACTTCAGGACTATTACTATTAAAAACCGGAATTTCATTCAATTGTCCTGGTAATGGCCGAATTTCCTGTCTTTGGGTAATATATCGTTGCCCAGAAGTTGGGGGTGGAATCGTAATCACTTCAGCCAAATAAAACGCAGGAACAAAAGGAAACATAAACAACTATTTACTCTCTGGTATCGCAAGTTTTACTCTGTTGTTAAGATGGCTTTTTTAGGAACATTTGTCAACCCTTCGTAGTAAGCCCTGAAGGGCTTAGGGCCCTTCGTAGTAAGCCCTGAAGGGCTTAGGGCATTGAGGCGTGAACGCCTCACTACAAATGTGCAGGTTTCTTTGGGTTATCAACATAAATCTTTGATTAACATTAAATTTATTGGAATTTCAGCCAGGATGCTTTATCCTAAAATTTGTTAAAAGCCATCTATCTCAGGAAATACACTAATTCCTGCCACCGTTTAATATACAACGACCATGAAAGTTCAGACCTCTGTTTTTGCAGCACTTTTGTCTTTGACCGTTCTGGCTACTGCCAATGTTGCTAAAGCAGACACCGTAAAAGCTCGCTGTGATGTTTATCCCAAAGGAGAAGATAAAGCATCATCTTCTGGTCTATGTACCTTTTCTCAGCGTCAAGGTGTCGTTGGCATTCAACTCCAGAATGGCAAACGCTACGACTTGCGCCCGGTAGGTGATGAACCCGGTAACTATGTAGACCAAAATGGTAAATCTGCCTATCGTCAAGCTGGTTTGGACGACAAAGGGCAAATTTATCGGTTAGCCAATGAATCAATTTATATCTATTGGGA from the Planktothrix sp. FACHB-1365 genome contains:
- a CDS encoding flotillin family protein, producing the protein MQNSIPKIQNSSRITEVAQAPTPDNSPDTSSSSIGTALPIALSIFGVIIFIWFLNTFLQICKPNEILILSGRKRRNKDGQEVGYRVIFGGRTLCIPILETVKTMDLRTMPVRVEVKNAYSKGGTPLNIQAIANVKISNDRAIVGNAIERFLERDRSEISRVAKETLEGNLRGVVGTLTPEQLNEDRLQFAERIAEDVSRDLSKLGLQLDTLKIQSVSDDVDYLNSIGRRQIALIVRDAEIAESNALAEAEQTEADCRRQAEVAKTQAQTVVLQKDNELRKIKAELEQQARSEEERTIAAAKEARAKAEQLLQTVRAELERLRLESDEVLPAEAQRQAQELRARGEAASLTENALAAATVTDLLNQIWQETGSDASELFYLQQIEMILNEAAKVPTRVDLQKINVIDSGDGKSIAGVVNAYPEIFRQFLVTVEQTLGVKLSGK
- a CDS encoding flotillin family protein, giving the protein MEIIIALLGILGLGTGAGFLVIRNLYYICQPSEVLIFAGSRRPVEGGQDVGYRLVKGGSSIRIPLLEHAFRMDLTNMIIELKVSNAYSKGGIPLTVEGVANIKIAGEEPTIHNAIERLLGKSRKEIEQLAKETLEGNLRGVLASLTPEQVNGDKLAFAKSLLEEAEDDLEKLGLVLDTLQVQNIFDEVGYLDSIGRKQRADLFRDARIAEAKAHAEAAIQTAENQKNTALKKLETDIEVAKAEAERRVKDAITKRQAVIAESESETASQVAKTQAEVLVQQARIKQVEQQLQADVVAPAEAQCKRAMAEAKGNASQILEAGKAQAEAAKRLAESWKLAGSNAREIFLYQKLEGLLKTMVATVPKVEVDNVTVVNSTQGGSATKLAAFLAELKQTTGIDVAETIETLSQNHAQPQVITPVVSKPLKSASNHSLEPFNSDS
- a CDS encoding DUF3370 domain-containing protein, producing the protein MFPFVPAFYLAEVITIPPPTSGQRYITQRQEIRPLPGQLNEIPVFNSNSPEVVKGEGILLSTFPQTAKKFPNAHLNIPISGQFDFFSHHISRPINKQQTLYQGVLIYNPTSRPVSLNILQGMSYVTSPDAPFVELPPMVEDPQGRVFSGPGSRLMGDILRGRHQRTFPEQIMIPPQQTQMLFSLPIPTASARSTFLRLQSNGPVHLANLVRFATSGSSPTRPNIPGFPISSFSPQMPILSQWLNFLNTGRLAEPRDIIPTLGENAYQGEKVYGRVAGVSVGSEWTGTVVDRPGMNYLTIPYPGYAFSYPLSTVPTVTLGTQQIQSAPLLARYPDTATRAHGNYGVQYRLTLPLYNSTRQSQRVSLSIQTPFKQNVASNRLTFIEPPQGQVFFRGTVRFTYSDDFGQTQQRYFHLVQRQGQQGESLITLTLPPGGSRSVGVEFIYPPDATPPQVLTVKTLESGVN
- a CDS encoding type II toxin-antitoxin system PemK/MazF family toxin, which translates into the protein MVNQSYIPDRGHIVKLNFNPTQGHEQKGLRPAFVISPYEYNVKNSLALFMPITAQVKGYPFEVRLPSDLTTYGVILVDHIKSLDYKVRLIQFIEIVPEDVIQEVQAKIEGLIF
- a CDS encoding NfeD-like protein, encoding MLTLYLFCLTIGGGFVILSAFAGLDGVDFDPHFEIDVELSKPPKDAEALTPQKHPKNRQPGFRLPIFSLRFWTFGGCFFGLTGFLLTKLNLLLSPSLIFAISLGVGVSFGTVIVGILRRLHQQQANSLILSEDLVGLWATVEIPFDHNCKGKVRLYLKESMVDVVAITEEDHQFEKGDKVFVVGRHHDKVLVIPEKFLNSN
- a CDS encoding AbrB/MazE/SpoVT family DNA-binding domain-containing protein; translation: MVTNVAKWGNSLAVRIPQNVAQAIQISEGSQVTFSVENGTIVIKPSNRKRYSLEELVSQITPENCHTETDTGLAVGNEVW
- a CDS encoding exopolyphosphatase, with the translated sequence MTEKYRLVTRSDFDGLVCAVLLKDLDIIDEIKFVHPKDMQDGKIEITNQDITTNLPYVEGVHLAFDHHLSETLRNPSVNNNYIIDPKAPSAARVLYNYYGGKAKFPNISEQMMEAVDKGDSAQFNQEEVLNPEGWVLLNFLMDARTGLGRFRDFRISNYQLMMELIDYCKNHPISDILQLPDVKERIEIYFEHEENFKDQIKRCSTVHQNLVVLDLRSEEVIYAGNRFMIYALFPECNISIHVLWGLKKQNTVFAVGKSIFNKTSQTNIGELMLKYAGGGHENAGTCQVENEQASQILQELITQINQDG
- the argF gene encoding ornithine carbamoyltransferase translates to METLKGRDFLSLADVSIEELYFLLDLATKLKSGMVKLRRNKVLGLMFSKASTRTRVSFTVAMYQLGGQVIDLNPNVTQVSRGEPLVDTARVLDRYLDIMAIRTFEQKDLETFANYAEIPVINALTDREHPCQVLADLMTVQECFGTLEGLTLSYFGDGANNMAHSLLLGCAMVGMNVKIATPANYLPDADIVEQAKSIAQGKTAVIVTDDPIEAAKDANVIYTDVWASMGQEEEARARIPLFQPYQVNAKLMEKTAENSIVLHCLPAHRDEEITDEVIEGSKSKVWDEAENRMHVQKALLAVLLGDD